The Verrucomicrobiota bacterium genome segment ACGGAAAGATGAGCACGAGGCGTAAGAACTTCGACAGCCAGTTCTCCTCGTTGAGGAGCAACGCGATGCCCAGCCCCAGGAGCATTTCGACCGCGGTCGAAAAAAAGGCGTACAACAACGTCACGGTGACCGAGTGCCAAAAGTCGCTGCTGGTGAACGTGTCAATGAAGTTCTGGACGCCTATCAGGTTGAACTCCGAGCTGCGCAGCGTCAGGTCGGTGAACGAGTAAAAGATGGCGATGATAAACGGGATCAGGATGCCGATGGTCAGCAGGAAGGCAGGTGCCAGCACCAGGTAGGGTCGCAAGGCCTTGCGCTGCGCGTAACGTTTGCCCGATTCGGACAGGTCGGATTCAGGTGGCGCGACCGGCCGCTCCGGAGGGGTGGTGACGGCGTGGCTCATGACAAAGGAAGCTCGCGGCTGGAAGGCTTGACGGGTTTAAAAAAGAGCCGCAAAAAAACCGGGCGGCCCGCACGCGCACACGGACCGCCCGGCCGGACTCAGCTCATTGCGAGGCTTGGGCCACTGCGGCCTCCGGCGCCTGCGTCGACTGAGTCAACTTCAGCTTGGACGTGTCGCGCGTGATGCGCTTGGCCAGATCCTTGAGCGCGCTGGCCGGGTCGGCCCCCGACAGCACGATTTTTTGGAGCGTCGCCGCCCAGTCGGTCGTTGACTGAATAAAATACGGCTGGGGAGTAAACTTGATGCTGGTGTTCGCAATGGTTTTCTGGAAGCTGTCCACGTAACCCACGTACTTGGACAGCCGGTCCTTGAATTGCTGGTTATCCCAGATGGATTTACGCGCCGGGTCGACCGTTTTGGCGTTGAGCGCCGCCCACAGCTCAAACTCCGGCCCGGTGAAATATTGCATGAAGAGCCAGGCGGCCTTCTTGTTTTTCGAAGTGGCGTTCATGCCCAATTGCCAGACCCATTCGTTTGACTGCGGCTGTTGTCCCGCCTTCATCACCGGAGTCGGGGCCACGGCAAGGTTACCCGATTGACTCGTGCTGCCCGGCACGTTTTGGAAAAAGCCGTTGATATCGGCATCCCACAGGATCGCCGCTTTGCCCGCTCCCAGGTCCGCGCCGCACTGGTACCAGGTGTAGTTCGACCAGGCCGGCGGCCCGCCCTGTTTGACCATGTCGGCGAACTTGCGCGTCACCTCGATCGCCTCAGCCGAATCCATGGCCGCGACCAGCTTTCCGTCCTTGACCGCAAAGTCCTTCGCGCCGGCGGTTGAATAGATGGACATGTAGCCGGGGTGGATGGTCGCCCAATTGCGCGTGCCGCGCACCGCTACCCCGTAGGAGCCCGGCCCGTTCCAGCCTTTCAGCTTCGTTGCCAGTTCGATCAGTTCATCAAGTGTCTGGGGAGGGGTGAGACCTTTCTCGTCAAAGTACTTCTTGTTGTAGATCAGGCTGTACATTTCAAAACCGAGCGGCACGGAGTACAACGAGCCTGTCCCGGGCAGCGAACCTGCCTTGAGATTCCACTTCCCCCCGGCGAACACGCCCTCCAGGAAGTCTTGCGGGTTATAGTCCGGGCTGGTCACGGTGGAATCGTCTAAGTACTTGTCCAGCGGTTCCATGCGGTTGGAGCTGGAATAGTCCCACATCTGGTAGACGCCGGTCATGAACACGTCGG includes the following:
- a CDS encoding sugar ABC transporter substrate-binding protein — encoded protein: MRMRSPKVSLLIAAAFCAAGLAPGARVRAAGFDWKQASGTKITVAFNQHPYADAIIQRLAQFKELTGIDVSYEITPEENYFDKVTTNLSASSGVPDVFMTGVYQMWDYSSSNRMEPLDKYLDDSTVTSPDYNPQDFLEGVFAGGKWNLKAGSLPGTGSLYSVPLGFEMYSLIYNKKYFDEKGLTPPQTLDELIELATKLKGWNGPGSYGVAVRGTRNWATIHPGYMSIYSTAGAKDFAVKDGKLVAAMDSAEAIEVTRKFADMVKQGGPPAWSNYTWYQCGADLGAGKAAILWDADINGFFQNVPGSTSQSGNLAVAPTPVMKAGQQPQSNEWVWQLGMNATSKNKKAAWLFMQYFTGPEFELWAALNAKTVDPARKSIWDNQQFKDRLSKYVGYVDSFQKTIANTSIKFTPQPYFIQSTTDWAATLQKIVLSGADPASALKDLAKRITRDTSKLKLTQSTQAPEAAVAQASQ